A single region of the Gorilla gorilla gorilla isolate KB3781 chromosome 1, NHGRI_mGorGor1-v2.1_pri, whole genome shotgun sequence genome encodes:
- the LCE3C gene encoding late cornified envelope protein 3C produces MSCQQNQQQCQPPPKCPSPKCPPKSPAQCLPSPSSDCALSSGGCGPSSESGCCLSHHRHCRSHQCQRQRSNSCDRGSGQQGGGSCCGHGSGGCC; encoded by the coding sequence ATGTCCTGCCAGCAAAACCAGCAGCAGTGCCAGCCCCCTCCCAAGTGTCCCTCACCCAAGTGTCCCCCAAAGAGCCCAGCACAGTGTCTGCCTTCACCCTCTTCTGACTGTGCTCTAAGCTCCGGGGGCTGTGGCCCCAGTTCTGAAAGTGGCTGCTGCCTGAGCCACCACAGGCACTGCAGGTCCCATCAATGCCAGCGCCAGAGATCCAACTCCTGTGACAGGGGCAGTGGTCAGCAAGGCGGGGGCTCCTGCTGTGGCCATGGCTCTGGGGGCTGCTGCTGA
- the LCE3D gene encoding late cornified envelope protein 3D, with translation MSCQQNQQQCQPPPKCPSPKCPPKSPVQCLPPASSGCAPSSGGCGPSSEGGCFLSHHRRHHRCRRQRSNSCDRGSGQQGGGSGCGHGSGGCC, from the coding sequence ATGTCCTGCCAGCAGAACCAGCAGCAGTGCCAACCCCCACCCAAGTGCCCCTCACCCAAGTGTCCCCCAAAGAGCCCAGTACAGTGTCTGCCTCCAGCTTCCTCAGGCTGTGCCCCAAGCTCTGGGGGCTGTGGCCCTAGCTCCGAGGGCGGCTGCTTCCTGAGCCACCACAGGCGCCACCACCGATGCCGGCGCCAGAGGTCCAACTCCTGTGACAGGGGCAGTGGTCAGCAAGGCGGGGGCTCTGGCTGCGGCCATGGCTCTGGAGGCTGCTGCTGA
- the LOC101149788 gene encoding late cornified envelope protein 3E encodes MSCQQNQQQCQPPPKCPSPKCPPKSPVQCLPPASSGCAPSSGGCGPSSEGGCFLNHHRRHRRCRRQRSNSCDRGSGQQGGGSVCCHGSGGCC; translated from the coding sequence ATGTCCTGCCAGCAGAACCAGCAGCAGTGCCAACCCCCACCCAAGTGCCCCTCACCCAAGTGTCCCCCAAAGAGCCCAGTACAGTGTCTGCCTCCAGCTTCCTCAGGCTGTGCCCCAAGCTCTGGGGGCTGTGGCCCTAGCTCCGAGGGCGGCTGCTTCCTGAACCACCACAGGCGCCACCGCCGATGCCGGCGCCAGAGGTCCAACTCCTGTGACAGGGGCAGTGGTCAGCAAGGCGGGGGCTCTGTCTGCTGCCACGGTTCTGGGGGCTGCTGCTGA